One window of the Chryseobacterium camelliae genome contains the following:
- a CDS encoding c-type cytochrome, whose product MLKMKKNVLKITAILGLTTVLLNSCGPKENTPLVYFPDMYFPVAYDPLMKAQDAYSDHENEIPAFVRNNGATGLTPVEGTVPQNKDGIFEEGKLPKNVDEYNAGYDASKTLTASPLNPANAAKDLERGKILFDHTCSACHGVGGDGQGPIVQSGAFSGVPNYADREITVGSVHYVITNGRNAMGSYAGQLNAGDRWRVAMYVMNAFKKNAATPAAAASGAKTDSTATKK is encoded by the coding sequence ATGCTTAAGATGAAAAAGAATGTATTAAAAATTACAGCGATTTTAGGTTTAACAACAGTTTTACTTAATTCCTGCGGTCCGAAAGAAAATACGCCCCTGGTATATTTCCCGGATATGTATTTCCCGGTAGCCTATGACCCGTTGATGAAAGCTCAGGATGCCTATTCTGATCATGAAAATGAAATCCCTGCTTTCGTAAGAAACAATGGAGCAACAGGACTTACTCCGGTAGAAGGTACGGTTCCGCAAAATAAAGACGGTATTTTTGAAGAAGGAAAACTTCCTAAAAATGTAGATGAGTACAATGCAGGGTATGATGCTTCAAAAACCCTTACGGCTTCTCCCCTGAATCCTGCCAATGCAGCAAAAGATCTTGAAAGAGGAAAAATCCTTTTCGACCATACATGTTCTGCATGCCATGGTGTAGGAGGAGACGGGCAAGGTCCTATCGTACAGAGCGGAGCTTTCTCAGGAGTACCTAATTATGCAGACAGAGAAATTACTGTAGGATCCGTTCATTATGTAATTACGAACGGTAGAAACGCGATGGGTTCTTATGCCGGACAGCTGAACGCAGGAGACCGATGGAGAGTGGCCATGTATGTGATGAATGCATTCAAAAAGAATGCAGCAACACCGGCGGCAGCCGCTTCAGGAGCAAAAACAGATTCTACCGCAACTAAAAAATAA
- a CDS encoding DUF3341 domain-containing protein has product MSTTKIVYGLYADDDDLMNGVRAFNDKGIKINEVYTPFPVHGLDKALGLKKTRISDAAFLYALYGVTIGATITWYTMNHDWPQNIGGKPAFDWAHNMPAFVVPMFELMVFCAAHMMSLTFLVRNKMYPGAPAQNPDPRTTDDKFMMEFVTDDVDSVKQLLIETGVEEITVKDA; this is encoded by the coding sequence ATGAGCACCACTAAAATTGTATACGGACTTTATGCTGACGACGACGATTTAATGAACGGCGTCAGAGCATTCAACGATAAAGGAATTAAAATCAACGAAGTGTATACTCCGTTCCCGGTTCACGGGCTGGACAAAGCTTTAGGGTTAAAGAAAACGAGAATTTCTGATGCCGCATTCCTATACGCTCTTTACGGAGTTACGATTGGTGCTACCATCACATGGTATACCATGAACCATGACTGGCCTCAGAACATCGGTGGTAAGCCGGCGTTCGACTGGGCACATAACATGCCTGCATTCGTGGTTCCGATGTTTGAATTAATGGTATTCTGTGCTGCCCACATGATGTCGCTTACCTTCCTGGTAAGAAACAAAATGTATCCGGGAGCACCTGCACAGAACCCTGATCCAAGGACTACCGATGATAAATTCATGATGGAATTCGTAACGGATGATGTGGATTCTGTAAAGCAGCTGCTGATAGAAACCGGAGTAGAAGAAATAACTGTTAAAGATGCTTAA
- the nrfD gene encoding NrfD/PsrC family molybdoenzyme membrane anchor subunit has protein sequence MSGHYEAPIREPLIIGHKTYHDITEDIARPIEERAGKLWWISLYAALVLFIYGFGCIAYTIGTGIGAWGLNRTINWGWDITNFVWWVGIGHAGTLISAVLLLFRQRWRMSVNRSAEAMTIFAVVQAAIFPVIHMGRVWVGYWVFPLPNQFGSLWGNFNSPLLWDVFAISTYFSVSTVFWFMGLIPDFAMIRDRAKTPWTRKIYTFLAFGWGGKAKHWQRFEELSLVLAGLATPLVFSVHTTVSFDFATSVIKGWHSTIYPPYFVAGAIFSGFAMVQTLLLVARKVCHLEEYITMYHIEIMNIVIILTGGMVTVAYATEYFIGWYSGSRFEDFTYLSPGAAVGPYWWAFWSLIICNLVIPASFWFKKLRTNIIWTFIVALIINIGMWFERFDIIVINLSRDYLPSSWTMFKPTIIDVGVYLGTIGFFSVLFLLYARTFPVIAQAELKSILKISGETYKAKEGDEHH, from the coding sequence ATGTCAGGACATTACGAAGCTCCGATAAGGGAACCTCTGATTATTGGTCACAAAACTTATCACGATATCACGGAAGATATTGCACGACCTATCGAAGAAAGAGCAGGTAAATTATGGTGGATTTCATTATATGCTGCCTTGGTTCTATTCATCTACGGTTTCGGCTGTATCGCTTACACTATCGGAACAGGTATTGGAGCATGGGGACTTAACAGGACGATTAACTGGGGATGGGACATCACTAACTTCGTTTGGTGGGTAGGTATCGGTCACGCCGGGACCCTAATCTCCGCAGTATTATTATTATTTAGACAACGCTGGAGAATGTCTGTAAACCGTTCTGCGGAAGCGATGACCATCTTCGCAGTAGTACAGGCAGCCATCTTCCCGGTAATCCACATGGGTAGAGTTTGGGTAGGATATTGGGTATTCCCATTACCAAACCAGTTCGGTTCTCTTTGGGGGAACTTCAACTCTCCTCTACTTTGGGACGTATTTGCTATCTCTACCTATTTCTCTGTATCTACGGTATTCTGGTTCATGGGGCTTATCCCTGACTTTGCCATGATCCGTGACAGAGCAAAGACGCCTTGGACAAGAAAAATATATACATTCCTTGCTTTCGGGTGGGGTGGTAAAGCAAAACACTGGCAGAGATTCGAGGAATTATCTTTGGTATTGGCAGGTTTGGCTACACCACTTGTATTCTCGGTACACACCACGGTATCCTTTGACTTCGCCACTTCGGTAATCAAAGGATGGCACTCTACCATCTATCCTCCTTACTTCGTTGCGGGTGCGATCTTCTCAGGGTTCGCGATGGTACAGACCTTATTGCTTGTAGCCAGAAAAGTGTGTCACCTGGAAGAATATATTACCATGTACCATATCGAAATCATGAACATCGTAATCATCCTTACCGGTGGTATGGTAACCGTAGCGTATGCTACTGAATATTTCATCGGATGGTATTCCGGATCCAGATTTGAGGATTTCACTTACCTTTCTCCGGGAGCTGCTGTAGGACCTTACTGGTGGGCTTTCTGGTCCCTGATCATCTGTAACCTTGTTATTCCTGCTTCATTCTGGTTCAAAAAACTGAGAACGAACATTATCTGGACTTTCATTGTTGCCCTGATCATCAACATCGGGATGTGGTTTGAGCGTTTTGATATCATCGTTATCAACCTTTCCAGAGACTATTTACCAAGTTCTTGGACGATGTTTAAGCCAACAATCATTGACGTGGGTGTATATTTGGGAACAATCGGATTCTTCTCCGTATTATTCTTATTGTACGCAAGAACATTCCCTGTAATTGCACAGGCTGAATTAAAATCGATTTTGAAAATCTCAGGTGAAACTTATAAAGCAAAAGAAGGAGATGAGCACCACTAA
- a CDS encoding TAT-variant-translocated molybdopterin oxidoreductase, with product MASNKIQFRSIHELKDPALNNKLAQKEFQEEIPVEDFLGDAEKNGSSTSRRDFLKLLGFSTAAVTLAACEAPVIKTIPYVVKPHDIIPGIPNYYASTYFDGFDFASVLVKTREGRPIKIEPNTAAGDLGKTNARAQASVLSLYDNDKVKQPKLDGKDETFDKVDAFILKGLAEANTAGKKIVLLSHSFPSPTFKKLFAEFKAKYPTAELVTYDAFPYAAALDAAQEVFGTRALPVYDLRGTELVVGFQADFLGDYNAASLESSYAAARKPGAAMLRHIQVESNMSLTGANADSRYRLKPSAVNKTLVEVYNAIVGGGTSDKTASEIAKELQAKGSKAVVFADGSKGAQVLAHLINQKLGSVAFTGKANFLKEFDKARFQEFLGWVNAGQVGVLIANNVDPIYSYHKGEDFKKSLSKVPYVVAIADKKNEMYKAAKAVIPVANWLESWGDIEPQTGMYTLMQPTIQKIYKSRQIEESLLVWKNGQNNAANNYYDYLKANATSVLGGTSFNKALYNGFNTTANTTALSYSGGNAAQALAELGAFKASDLELVLYTKTAMGDGTQANNPWLQELPDPLTRMSWDNYLTISPKDAERLGIENNLNARMQLDGSIVNVTVNGVTVKDVPVFIQPGQAEGSVGLALGYGKKNSGATADTGVNAYPLFDGSNLAVSNIKIEKTGEMHPFAGIQLQNTLMGRYEIAKEVPLADFLNVAFDDEHHGWNKPLEYHTISGALPARKIDLWDAFDDTDGPHFNMSIDLNSCTGCGSCVIACQAENNVPVVGKDEVRMSRDMYWLRIDRYYSAKQKVEVYEGLKEGMAVPELYGTAFNGEGGALNHPAENPDVIFQPVMCQHCNHAPCETVCPVAATSHGQQGQNHMAYNRCIGTRYCANNCPYKVRRFNWFTYNLNDKFDFNMNNDLGRMVLNPDVVVRTRGVMEKCSLCIQMTQTTILEAKKEGRVVKDGEFQTACSKACTTGSIQFGDMNDKASEVRKLYADNRRYYLLEEIGTKPNVFYHTKVRNRVEK from the coding sequence ATGGCTTCAAACAAAATACAATTTAGAAGTATTCATGAACTTAAAGACCCGGCTTTGAACAATAAGCTGGCTCAAAAAGAGTTCCAGGAAGAAATTCCGGTAGAAGATTTTCTCGGAGATGCTGAAAAGAACGGATCTAGTACTTCAAGAAGAGACTTTTTAAAACTATTAGGGTTCTCCACTGCAGCGGTAACGCTTGCTGCATGTGAGGCTCCGGTAATCAAAACGATTCCTTATGTGGTAAAGCCGCATGATATTATCCCGGGGATTCCTAACTATTACGCTTCAACATATTTCGACGGATTTGACTTTGCCAGCGTTCTGGTAAAAACCAGAGAAGGAAGACCTATCAAGATCGAACCTAACACGGCTGCAGGAGATTTGGGTAAAACCAATGCAAGAGCTCAGGCAAGCGTTCTTTCTTTATATGACAATGATAAAGTAAAGCAGCCTAAACTGGACGGGAAAGATGAAACTTTTGACAAAGTGGACGCATTCATCCTTAAAGGTTTGGCAGAAGCCAATACAGCAGGGAAAAAGATCGTGCTTTTATCACACTCTTTCCCTTCCCCTACTTTCAAAAAGTTATTTGCTGAATTCAAGGCAAAATACCCTACTGCGGAACTGGTAACATATGATGCCTTCCCATATGCTGCTGCCTTGGATGCAGCTCAGGAAGTTTTCGGAACCAGAGCATTACCGGTATATGACCTCAGAGGAACTGAATTGGTAGTAGGTTTCCAGGCAGACTTCTTAGGAGACTACAATGCAGCAAGCCTTGAGTCTTCTTACGCAGCAGCAAGAAAGCCGGGAGCAGCCATGCTGAGACATATCCAGGTTGAATCCAATATGTCTTTAACAGGAGCCAATGCAGATTCAAGATACAGACTGAAGCCAAGTGCAGTTAATAAAACACTGGTTGAAGTTTACAATGCCATCGTAGGCGGCGGAACTTCTGATAAAACAGCGTCAGAAATTGCTAAAGAACTTCAGGCAAAAGGCAGCAAAGCAGTAGTATTTGCAGACGGATCCAAAGGAGCTCAGGTGTTAGCGCACCTGATCAACCAGAAATTAGGATCAGTAGCCTTTACAGGAAAAGCTAACTTCCTTAAGGAATTTGACAAAGCAAGATTCCAGGAATTTTTAGGATGGGTAAACGCAGGCCAGGTAGGTGTATTGATCGCCAACAACGTAGACCCGATCTACTCTTACCATAAAGGCGAGGATTTCAAAAAATCTTTATCCAAAGTTCCTTACGTAGTAGCGATTGCTGATAAGAAAAACGAAATGTACAAAGCAGCGAAAGCTGTAATTCCTGTAGCTAACTGGCTGGAATCATGGGGAGATATTGAGCCTCAGACAGGAATGTATACTTTGATGCAGCCAACCATCCAGAAGATTTACAAATCCAGACAGATTGAAGAATCTCTTCTGGTTTGGAAAAACGGACAGAACAATGCTGCCAACAATTATTACGATTACCTGAAAGCGAATGCCACTTCAGTATTAGGAGGCACTTCTTTCAATAAAGCGCTATATAACGGGTTCAATACTACAGCCAATACAACGGCTTTATCCTATTCCGGCGGAAATGCTGCTCAGGCATTGGCTGAATTGGGAGCTTTCAAGGCGTCTGACCTGGAATTGGTATTGTACACCAAAACAGCAATGGGAGACGGTACACAGGCCAACAACCCTTGGCTTCAGGAGTTACCGGATCCGTTGACCAGAATGTCGTGGGATAACTACCTGACTATTTCTCCTAAAGATGCAGAAAGGTTAGGTATTGAAAATAACCTTAACGCAAGAATGCAGCTGGACGGTTCCATCGTGAACGTTACGGTAAACGGAGTGACGGTAAAAGATGTTCCTGTATTCATTCAGCCGGGACAGGCAGAAGGCTCCGTAGGTCTTGCTTTAGGTTACGGTAAGAAAAACTCGGGAGCTACGGCAGACACCGGTGTGAATGCTTATCCTTTGTTTGACGGTTCCAACCTGGCCGTATCCAACATTAAAATAGAAAAAACAGGCGAAATGCATCCTTTCGCTGGTATCCAGCTTCAGAACACCCTGATGGGACGTTATGAAATCGCAAAAGAAGTTCCTTTGGCAGATTTCTTAAACGTAGCTTTTGATGATGAACACCACGGATGGAACAAGCCTTTGGAATACCATACCATCAGCGGAGCCCTTCCGGCAAGAAAAATTGACCTTTGGGATGCTTTTGATGATACAGACGGACCTCACTTCAATATGTCCATCGACCTGAACTCGTGTACGGGATGCGGATCATGTGTGATTGCATGTCAGGCAGAAAACAACGTTCCGGTGGTAGGTAAGGATGAGGTAAGGATGTCCAGAGATATGTACTGGTTAAGAATTGACCGTTATTATTCCGCTAAGCAGAAAGTAGAGGTTTATGAAGGTCTTAAGGAAGGAATGGCGGTGCCTGAACTGTACGGAACGGCATTCAACGGTGAAGGAGGTGCTTTGAACCACCCTGCCGAAAATCCTGATGTCATCTTCCAGCCGGTGATGTGTCAGCACTGTAACCATGCACCATGTGAAACAGTTTGTCCGGTAGCGGCAACTTCTCACGGTCAGCAGGGTCAGAACCATATGGCATACAACAGATGTATCGGTACAAGATATTGTGCGAACAACTGTCCTTATAAAGTAAGACGTTTCAACTGGTTTACCTATAACCTGAATGACAAGTTCGACTTCAATATGAACAACGATCTTGGAAGAATGGTACTTAATCCTGACGTAGTAGTAAGAACAAGAGGGGTTATGGAGAAATGCTCTCTGTGTATCCAAATGACACAGACTACCATCCTTGAAGCGAAAAAAGAAGGAAGAGTAGTAAAAGACGGAGAGTTCCAGACTGCTTGTTCAAAAGCTTGTACTACCGGATCTATTCAGTTCGGAGACATGAATGACAAAGCATCTGAAGTGAGAAAGCTATATGCTGACAACAGAAGATATTATTTACTTGAAGAGATCGGAACCAAACCAAACGTGTTCTATCATACTAAAGTAAGAAACAGAGTAGAAAAATAA
- a CDS encoding c-type cytochrome: MISWRKHYKKTLIAIGLLLSTSASIYGQDGDPKNGEKLFKANCTACHALDKQVVGPPLKGVVERVKTEGGVDRDWLHKWIKNNKELRASGDKYANEIFEKYNKTEMQVFPNLSEKDIDDILAYTTNPPAPETTKKDDAKDASAAGTANTAPQSSTTTNVVIISLLAIAGLLVWILLKLRQLVKLGQSEELSGLNETRVRSFREIYEKYHYVGKALLAILAILAAYGVWNWLMWIGVYKGYKPEQPIYFSHKIHAGEQKIDCQLCHSSAKYGKVSEIPSMNVCMNCHRTISEYNAEHYMEPGKDKAFYDGEIQKIYAATGWDSQKQQYTGKTQPVEWTRIHNMPDFVYFNHAQHVVAGEQAIINSFNKKNPDNKIDVVCKACHGKIDTMNVVQMANDFTMGWCIECHRTTEVDMNNGYNKEYFKNLHEKLKKQYPKDGGKITVDAIGGIECGKCHY; this comes from the coding sequence ATGATTAGTTGGAGAAAGCATTATAAAAAAACGTTGATTGCAATAGGATTATTGTTGTCAACCAGTGCTTCAATTTACGGGCAAGACGGCGATCCTAAAAACGGCGAGAAACTTTTCAAAGCGAATTGTACTGCATGTCACGCGCTGGATAAACAAGTTGTAGGACCACCTCTTAAAGGGGTTGTAGAACGGGTGAAGACAGAAGGTGGTGTAGACAGGGATTGGCTTCACAAGTGGATCAAGAATAACAAAGAGCTTAGAGCTTCCGGAGACAAGTATGCCAATGAGATTTTTGAAAAGTACAACAAGACTGAAATGCAGGTCTTTCCTAATCTATCGGAAAAGGATATAGACGACATTTTAGCCTATACAACTAATCCTCCTGCACCGGAAACCACAAAAAAAGACGATGCAAAAGATGCATCTGCTGCCGGAACTGCTAACACAGCACCACAGAGTTCTACTACAACAAACGTGGTTATCATTTCCCTTTTAGCGATTGCAGGACTTCTAGTCTGGATCTTGTTAAAACTAAGACAATTAGTAAAACTGGGTCAGTCTGAAGAACTATCCGGACTTAACGAAACCAGAGTTCGTTCTTTCCGTGAAATCTATGAAAAGTATCATTATGTAGGTAAAGCTTTACTGGCGATCCTTGCCATTCTTGCCGCTTATGGCGTATGGAACTGGCTGATGTGGATCGGCGTTTACAAAGGGTACAAACCTGAACAGCCGATTTACTTCTCGCACAAGATTCACGCCGGAGAACAGAAAATCGACTGTCAGCTATGTCACTCCAGTGCCAAGTACGGTAAAGTATCTGAAATCCCTTCTATGAATGTTTGTATGAACTGTCACAGAACGATTTCCGAATACAATGCAGAGCATTACATGGAGCCAGGAAAAGACAAGGCATTCTATGACGGAGAGATCCAGAAGATCTACGCTGCTACAGGATGGGATTCCCAGAAACAGCAGTATACCGGAAAAACACAACCGGTGGAATGGACCAGAATCCACAATATGCCGGATTTCGTTTACTTTAACCACGCCCAGCACGTAGTAGCCGGTGAACAGGCCATCATCAATTCTTTCAACAAAAAGAATCCTGATAACAAAATCGATGTGGTATGTAAAGCCTGTCACGGTAAGATAGACACTATGAATGTTGTTCAGATGGCCAATGACTTTACCATGGGATGGTGTATTGAGTGCCACAGAACGACTGAGGTTGATATGAACAACGGTTATAATAAAGAGTACTTCAAGAATCTACACGAAAAACTGAAAAAACAATACCCTAAAGACGGTGGTAAGATTACTGTAGATGCAATTGGAGGTATTGAATGTGGTAAATGTCATTATTAA
- a CDS encoding SPOR domain-containing protein — MRNLIKIFSVLSLFGFYTVDAQQIVKRDTLSGTELVMTMDSKVNTALENLEEKCSRTAGNSSVRDNNDDSSFTKPTRIYVPSRELTNAEICRKNPRILGYKIQITTVKSNDEANEVKAYFRKRFPNLKVETDASLRPNYKILAGSYFTKQSAAGDLSRIREYFKSAAAVQYRIFCAEAK; from the coding sequence ATGAGAAATTTGATCAAAATATTTTCAGTATTGTCCCTGTTCGGATTTTATACTGTTGATGCACAACAGATTGTAAAAAGAGATACGTTGTCCGGTACCGAACTTGTGATGACTATGGATTCCAAAGTGAATACAGCATTGGAAAATCTTGAGGAAAAGTGTTCAAGGACCGCCGGAAATAGCTCTGTAAGAGATAATAACGATGACAGTTCGTTCACAAAACCAACCAGGATTTACGTGCCGAGCCGGGAACTTACCAATGCTGAAATCTGCAGGAAGAATCCAAGGATCTTAGGATATAAAATACAGATCACCACCGTGAAAAGTAACGATGAAGCCAATGAGGTAAAAGCCTATTTCAGAAAAAGGTTCCCTAACTTGAAAGTGGAAACCGATGCTTCATTAAGGCCGAATTACAAAATCCTTGCAGGAAGCTATTTTACCAAGCAGAGTGCAGCCGGTGATCTCTCCAGAATCAGGGAATATTTCAAATCGGCCGCTGCAGTACAATACAGGATTTTCTGTGCTGAGGCCAAATAA
- a CDS encoding DUF6080 domain-containing protein codes for MSKLKTKFVDFIKLIFPSSGAEFFVFLFFLISYGILGSYIALNYRIIFDDRIPWDAYFSFDNRSIVLSGGSFERHPLSYYFFNWMRITALWISDGKTDAVFRLTLAWFSNIAVSLSVLQVFKYLKNIIRLPLVMNVLLTLFFGVFSTVLVLSFTPENFTYTLFLLTAYNHYSAQQLKNGRKISAVAMITSGIAVGGITITNIVKVFIPVLFEQGLFKSWKKFGNAVVRIAITCICFVVLYLNRINFNYNNIFNKTSEQYEKFSNVHSTPLWDMIMSYFFGENILLSNFIIRDKHNMKGFEFKGLIMDVYSSWVPYIFITVLLLLIFWSYVKNFNNKMVQVLMISFLFDIAIHCLLKFGLHTGYIYGGHFVFVYPLLLGWLLYAYRKSAVCLTALLIVMTILSVYLTCNNVYRMSEFFWFLDRFYT; via the coding sequence GTGTCAAAACTCAAAACAAAATTCGTTGATTTCATAAAGCTGATTTTTCCTTCATCAGGCGCTGAATTTTTTGTATTCCTTTTTTTCCTGATATCATATGGTATTCTCGGATCTTATATAGCCCTCAATTACAGAATCATCTTTGATGACAGAATCCCCTGGGACGCCTATTTCAGTTTTGATAACCGTTCCATTGTGCTGTCCGGCGGAAGTTTTGAAAGACATCCTTTATCCTATTATTTCTTCAACTGGATGAGAATTACAGCCCTGTGGATCTCTGACGGGAAGACAGATGCTGTGTTCCGTTTAACATTAGCATGGTTCAGCAATATAGCAGTCTCATTAAGTGTCCTTCAGGTATTCAAATATCTTAAGAATATCATCCGCCTGCCTCTTGTCATGAATGTTTTGCTGACTTTGTTTTTCGGAGTCTTTTCAACTGTCCTGGTCCTGTCTTTTACTCCGGAGAATTTTACTTACACCTTATTTCTGCTGACTGCTTACAACCATTATTCTGCGCAACAGTTAAAGAACGGAAGAAAAATTTCTGCTGTTGCCATGATTACTTCGGGAATTGCCGTAGGCGGAATAACCATTACCAATATCGTAAAGGTTTTCATCCCGGTCCTGTTCGAGCAGGGATTGTTTAAAAGCTGGAAAAAGTTTGGCAATGCAGTGGTAAGGATAGCTATTACCTGCATTTGTTTTGTTGTGTTATACCTGAACAGGATCAACTTTAATTATAACAACATCTTCAATAAAACCAGCGAACAGTACGAAAAGTTTTCTAATGTTCACTCCACACCTTTATGGGACATGATCATGTCATATTTCTTCGGAGAGAATATCCTGCTTTCTAATTTTATCATTCGCGATAAGCACAATATGAAAGGATTTGAATTCAAAGGATTGATCATGGATGTGTATTCATCCTGGGTGCCTTACATTTTCATAACCGTTTTATTGTTGCTGATTTTCTGGAGCTATGTTAAAAATTTCAACAACAAAATGGTGCAGGTACTGATGATTTCTTTCCTGTTTGATATCGCCATCCATTGCCTGTTAAAATTCGGGCTGCATACAGGATACATCTACGGCGGACACTTTGTTTTTGTCTATCCCCTTCTGTTGGGATGGCTATTGTATGCTTACAGGAAATCCGCTGTCTGCCTGACCGCCCTGTTAATTGTCATGACAATTCTTTCAGTATACCTGACCTGCAATAATGTGTACCGTATGTCTGAATTTTTCTGGTTTTTAGATCGCTTTTACACATAA
- a CDS encoding T9SS-dependent choice-of-anchor J family protein: protein MKRLILSLSLLLSGAAANAQTTLLDEGFETYTNFAITGLGNWQTLDLDGLNTYTGGGPVVGGTSSDTWSPNWANAGSPMAFQIFNLSASNATNNLTATPGIDEEIRNFTPHSGQKCAVSWAGVPAGGVSANNDWLISPPVTLGSSSNVLTLWVKALSPAYNESYKIGVYVGNGTPTSSANFTIISSPAISIATYANWQQVTRSLDAYAGQTVRIGIQYVSADKYMLMVDDVKITASGTLGTNEASAKSKSLSIYPNPAKGEVNIKTDKKIKSSSVLDISGRTVMSSATQKVDVSSLAKGTYMLQVEFADGTTSTEKLIKE, encoded by the coding sequence ATGAAAAGACTTATACTATCTTTAAGCTTATTGCTATCCGGTGCAGCAGCCAATGCACAGACAACTTTGCTCGACGAAGGGTTTGAAACGTACACTAATTTCGCCATTACAGGTCTTGGCAACTGGCAGACTTTAGACCTTGATGGTTTGAATACTTATACTGGTGGCGGACCAGTAGTAGGTGGCACGTCCTCTGATACCTGGAGTCCTAACTGGGCTAATGCCGGAAGTCCAATGGCTTTCCAGATTTTTAATCTCTCTGCCAGTAATGCGACCAATAACCTTACTGCAACTCCAGGGATTGATGAGGAAATAAGGAACTTCACACCCCATAGCGGACAAAAATGTGCTGTATCCTGGGCAGGAGTTCCGGCAGGAGGTGTAAGTGCAAATAATGACTGGCTAATCTCCCCTCCGGTAACATTAGGAAGCAGTTCCAATGTACTTACTCTTTGGGTAAAAGCACTTTCACCTGCGTATAATGAAAGTTACAAGATCGGGGTATATGTAGGTAATGGAACTCCTACTTCTTCAGCAAACTTTACTATTATTTCTTCACCGGCCATATCAATTGCAACATATGCGAACTGGCAACAGGTAACACGCAGTCTTGATGCTTATGCTGGACAAACGGTGAGAATTGGCATTCAATATGTATCCGCGGATAAATACATGCTGATGGTTGATGATGTAAAGATTACAGCTTCTGGTACACTAGGTACAAACGAAGCAAGCGCAAAATCAAAATCCCTAAGCATCTACCCTAATCCTGCCAAAGGAGAAGTGAATATCAAAACGGATAAAAAGATCAAGTCTTCTTCAGTACTGGATATTTCAGGAAGGACCGTAATGAGTTCAGCTACACAAAAAGTGGATGTATCTTCTCTTGCGAAAGGCACTTACATGCTTCAGGTTGAATTTGCAGACGGAACAACTTCTACAGAGAAACTGATCAAAGAATAA